A part of Streptomyces sp. NBC_01235 genomic DNA contains:
- a CDS encoding MarR family winged helix-turn-helix transcriptional regulator produces the protein MASSHPTSPTTLPDPLTMEVVELIGEVVARFYEDYEEAAAGHALTGAQARLLSLLSLEPLPMRKLAQKLKCEPSNVTGIVDRLETRGLVERRPDPADRRVKLAAATDEGRRIAKGLRESLRFAREPLAGLGEEERVLLRGMLQRMLAA, from the coding sequence ATGGCCTCCTCACATCCGACCTCTCCGACCACCCTGCCCGACCCTCTGACCATGGAGGTCGTCGAGCTGATCGGCGAGGTCGTGGCCCGCTTCTACGAGGACTACGAGGAAGCCGCCGCCGGCCATGCCCTCACCGGCGCGCAGGCCCGGCTGCTGAGTCTGCTCTCCCTGGAGCCGCTTCCCATGCGCAAGCTGGCGCAGAAGCTGAAGTGCGAGCCGTCCAACGTGACCGGCATCGTCGACCGGCTGGAGACCCGCGGCCTCGTCGAGCGGCGCCCCGACCCGGCCGACCGGCGCGTGAAGCTGGCGGCGGCGACGGACGAGGGCCGGCGGATCGCCAAGGGGCTGCGCGAGTCGCTGCGGTTCGCACGGGAGCCGCTGGCGGGTCTGGGGGAAGAGGAGCGGGTGCTGCTGCGGGGGATGCTCCAGCGGATGCTGGCGGCGTAG
- a CDS encoding TetR/AcrR family transcriptional regulator, with translation MPYRDGMSARTTRSAERRAEIIRAALEVIAERGYRGASLAAVAERVGLTQQGLLHHFPTKDALLVAVLQERDQWDAVPDTQWRMDLLVSLVEYNAMRPGIIQTFSALLGESVTEGHPAREYFTERYRQGRENMTAVLRAEYGERLPNGLTPERTAPLLIAVMDGLQYQWLLDPEAVDMPGAFRDFLRLLGEELD, from the coding sequence ATGCCGTACCGTGACGGCATGAGCGCCAGAACGACGAGGAGCGCGGAGCGGCGGGCCGAGATCATCCGGGCGGCCCTGGAAGTGATCGCCGAGCGCGGTTACCGGGGAGCGAGCCTGGCGGCGGTGGCCGAGCGGGTCGGGCTGACCCAGCAGGGGCTGCTGCACCACTTCCCGACCAAGGACGCGCTGCTGGTGGCGGTGCTCCAGGAACGCGACCAGTGGGACGCGGTGCCGGACACCCAGTGGCGGATGGACCTGCTGGTCTCGCTGGTCGAGTACAACGCGATGCGGCCCGGCATCATCCAGACCTTCTCGGCACTGCTCGGCGAGAGCGTCACGGAGGGACATCCGGCGCGGGAGTACTTCACCGAGCGGTACCGGCAGGGGCGGGAGAACATGACGGCGGTGCTGCGCGCCGAGTACGGGGAGCGACTGCCGAACGGGCTGACGCCCGAGCGGACGGCCCCCCTCCTCATCGCGGTGATGGACGGCCTGCAGTACCAGTGGCTGCTGGACCCGGAGGCGGTGGACATGCCGGGCGCGTTCCGGGACTTCCTGCGGCTGCTGGGCGAGGAGCTGGACTGA
- a CDS encoding NADP-dependent oxidoreductase: MTDSALPTTSREWRLLSRPVGWPKPEDFELAEADVRQPGPGEVLVRNAYVSVDPYMRGRMSSAKSYVAPFELGKAMQGGAVGEVVASNAEGIAAGDHVLHFGGWREYATFDAKQAVKVDPEAAPLSAYLGVLGMTGLTAYAGLLRTASFKEGDSVFVSGAAGAVGSQVGQIAKLKGASRVIGSAGSDDKVKLLVEEYGFDAAFNYKNGPVAEQLRAAAPDGVDVYFDNVGGDHLEAAIGSLNLHGRIAICGMISVYNNTEPAPGPKNLARIIATRGRIEGLLVNDHYDLQPQFVQEVGAWVRSGELKYRETVVEGIENNLEAFLGVLRGDNTGKMIVKL, from the coding sequence ATGACCGACTCCGCCCTCCCCACCACCAGCCGCGAGTGGCGTCTGCTCAGCCGTCCCGTCGGCTGGCCGAAGCCCGAGGACTTCGAGCTGGCCGAGGCGGACGTCCGGCAGCCCGGCCCGGGCGAGGTGCTGGTGCGCAACGCGTACGTCTCCGTCGACCCGTACATGCGCGGCCGCATGAGCAGCGCCAAGTCGTACGTCGCCCCCTTCGAGCTGGGCAAGGCCATGCAGGGCGGGGCGGTCGGCGAGGTCGTCGCCTCGAACGCCGAGGGCATCGCCGCCGGTGACCACGTCCTGCACTTCGGCGGCTGGCGCGAGTACGCCACCTTCGACGCCAAGCAGGCCGTCAAGGTCGACCCCGAGGCCGCGCCCCTCTCCGCCTACCTCGGCGTCCTCGGCATGACGGGCCTCACCGCCTACGCCGGTCTTCTGCGCACCGCCTCCTTCAAGGAGGGCGACTCCGTCTTCGTGTCGGGCGCGGCCGGCGCCGTCGGCAGCCAGGTCGGTCAGATAGCCAAGCTCAAGGGCGCCTCCCGGGTCATCGGCTCGGCCGGCTCCGACGACAAGGTCAAGCTCCTCGTCGAGGAGTACGGCTTCGACGCGGCCTTCAACTACAAGAACGGCCCCGTGGCCGAGCAGCTGCGCGCCGCCGCCCCCGACGGCGTCGACGTCTACTTCGACAACGTCGGCGGCGACCACCTCGAGGCCGCCATAGGCTCCCTCAACCTGCACGGCCGCATCGCGATCTGCGGCATGATCTCCGTCTACAACAACACCGAGCCCGCCCCCGGCCCGAAGAACCTCGCCCGCATCATCGCGACCCGTGGCCGCATCGAGGGCCTCCTCGTCAACGACCACTACGACCTCCAGCCGCAGTTCGTCCAGGAGGTCGGCGCCTGGGTCCGCTCCGGCGAACTCAAGTACCGCGAGACGGTCGTCGAGGGCATCGAGAACAACCTGGAGGCGTTCCTCGGGGTCCTGCGCGGCGACAACACCGGAAAGATGATCGTCAAGCTCTGA
- a CDS encoding beta-glucosidase family protein, with amino-acid sequence MAGTGPETEAAVEAALGTLDLDAKTRLLAGQDMWSLPALPEIGLKSLVMSDGPIGVRGVRWTADDPSVALPSPTALAATWDPALARRAGTLLAQEARRKGVHVLLAPTVNLHRSPLGGRHFEAYSEDPYLTGRIGTGYITGVQEGGVGTTVKHFVANDAETDRFTVNNLVGERALRELYLAPFEAIVENARPWGIMTAYNTVNGTTMTEHHHLVNEVLREEWGFDGFNVSDWMAARDTVGALKGGLDVAMPGPRTVYGPALAQAVRDGDVEESEVDEAVRRVLRLAARVGALADVEPAVTEPPAPVDGEALARELARRSFVLVRNENEALPLRPGTVALVGAAARDARVLGGGSATVFPARTISPLDGLTAALPEGTLTYAVGADPTTELAVADKGFELRAVCRDADGNVLGTGSAPHGQIQWMGSDLPEGVTHDRLHTVELTGAFTPRETGPHTFGVKGTGAFRLTVAGTTYYDDVQLPADDSDPFEAFFGSPVPRAEAQLTAGEPVEVSLTHVFALPEDIPFTVVAFALAHQGPQRDADELIAEAVEAARAADTAVVVVATTDRVESEGFDRADLRLPGRQDDLVRAVAAANPNTVVVVNAGSPVELPWRGDVAAVLLTWFPGQEGGAALADVLTGAHEPGGRLPTTWGSLTDAPVTQVTPVVGELPYTESVFIGYRAWEKENRTPAYPFGHGLGYTDWTYESVDIAGSTVKVRVRNNGERPGREVVQVYLAPTGTAPAPDRPHRWLAGFATVEADPGESTEVTVDIRDRAFEVWDEADHRWSFVKGSYEIQVGRSIADRRITATINV; translated from the coding sequence ATGGCGGGAACCGGGCCGGAAACCGAAGCGGCCGTCGAGGCGGCCCTCGGCACGCTCGACCTGGACGCCAAGACCCGGCTGCTGGCCGGCCAGGACATGTGGTCGCTGCCCGCCCTGCCGGAGATCGGCCTGAAGTCCCTCGTCATGTCCGACGGCCCCATAGGCGTCCGGGGGGTGCGCTGGACCGCCGACGACCCGTCCGTCGCCCTGCCCTCCCCGACCGCCCTCGCCGCCACCTGGGACCCGGCGCTCGCCCGCCGCGCCGGCACCCTCCTCGCCCAGGAGGCCCGCCGCAAGGGCGTCCACGTCCTGCTCGCCCCCACGGTCAACCTGCACCGCTCCCCGCTCGGCGGCCGGCACTTCGAGGCCTACAGCGAGGACCCGTACCTGACGGGCCGCATCGGAACCGGTTACATAACGGGCGTGCAGGAGGGCGGCGTCGGCACCACCGTCAAGCACTTCGTCGCCAACGACGCCGAGACCGACCGCTTCACCGTGAACAACCTGGTCGGCGAACGCGCCCTGCGCGAGCTGTACCTCGCCCCCTTCGAGGCCATCGTCGAGAACGCCCGCCCCTGGGGCATCATGACCGCCTACAACACGGTCAACGGCACGACGATGACCGAGCACCACCACCTCGTGAACGAGGTCCTGCGCGAGGAATGGGGCTTCGACGGCTTCAACGTCTCCGACTGGATGGCCGCCCGCGACACCGTCGGCGCGCTGAAGGGTGGCCTCGACGTCGCCATGCCGGGCCCGCGGACCGTCTACGGCCCGGCCCTCGCCCAGGCCGTACGCGACGGCGACGTCGAGGAGTCCGAGGTCGACGAGGCCGTACGCCGCGTCCTGCGGCTGGCCGCCCGCGTCGGCGCCCTCGCGGACGTCGAACCGGCCGTCACCGAGCCGCCCGCCCCGGTCGACGGCGAGGCCCTGGCCCGCGAACTGGCCCGCCGCTCCTTCGTCCTGGTCCGCAACGAGAACGAGGCGCTCCCGCTCAGGCCCGGCACCGTCGCCCTCGTCGGCGCGGCCGCCCGCGACGCCCGGGTCCTCGGCGGCGGCTCCGCCACCGTCTTCCCGGCCCGCACAATCTCCCCGCTCGACGGCCTCACCGCCGCCCTCCCCGAAGGCACCCTCACCTACGCCGTCGGCGCCGACCCCACCACGGAACTCGCGGTCGCCGACAAGGGCTTCGAGCTGCGGGCCGTCTGCCGGGACGCGGACGGAAACGTCCTGGGAACCGGTTCCGCGCCCCATGGCCAGATCCAGTGGATGGGCTCGGACCTCCCCGAGGGAGTCACCCACGACCGCCTCCACACCGTCGAGCTGACCGGCGCCTTCACCCCGCGCGAGACCGGCCCGCACACCTTCGGCGTCAAGGGCACCGGCGCGTTCCGGCTCACCGTCGCCGGGACGACGTACTACGACGACGTCCAGCTGCCCGCCGACGACAGCGACCCCTTCGAGGCGTTCTTCGGCTCCCCGGTGCCCCGCGCCGAGGCCCAGCTGACCGCCGGCGAACCCGTCGAGGTCTCCCTCACCCACGTCTTCGCCCTCCCCGAGGACATCCCCTTCACGGTCGTCGCCTTTGCGCTCGCCCACCAGGGGCCACAGCGGGACGCCGACGAGCTGATCGCCGAGGCCGTCGAGGCCGCCCGCGCCGCCGACACGGCCGTCGTCGTGGTCGCCACCACCGACCGCGTCGAGTCCGAGGGCTTCGACCGGGCGGACCTCCGCCTCCCCGGCCGGCAGGACGACCTCGTCCGCGCCGTCGCCGCCGCCAACCCGAACACCGTCGTGGTCGTCAACGCCGGCTCCCCGGTGGAGCTGCCCTGGCGCGGGGACGTCGCGGCCGTCCTGCTCACCTGGTTCCCCGGCCAGGAGGGCGGTGCGGCGCTGGCGGACGTCCTGACCGGCGCCCACGAACCCGGCGGTCGGCTCCCCACCACCTGGGGCTCCCTCACCGACGCCCCCGTCACCCAGGTCACCCCGGTCGTCGGCGAACTCCCGTACACCGAGAGCGTCTTCATCGGCTACCGCGCCTGGGAGAAGGAGAACCGCACCCCGGCCTACCCCTTCGGCCACGGTCTCGGCTACACCGACTGGACGTACGAGTCGGTCGACATCGCGGGCTCCACGGTCAAGGTGCGCGTCCGCAACAACGGGGAGCGGCCCGGCCGGGAGGTCGTGCAGGTCTATCTCGCGCCCACCGGGACGGCCCCGGCGCCCGACCGCCCGCACCGCTGGCTGGCCGGCTTCGCCACCGTGGAGGCGGACCCGGGGGAGAGCACCGAGGTCACCGTGGACATCCGCGACCGCGCCTTCGAGGTGTGGGACGAGGCGGACCACCGGTGGTCCTTTGTGAAGGGTTCGTACGAGATCCAGGTGGGCCGCTCGATCGCGGACCGCAGGATCACCGCGACGATTAACGTGTGA
- a CDS encoding M14 family zinc carboxypeptidase, producing MRTTSTYPARPVLITALALTATGSLLLTPHPAGADPKPATREGSALDRTAAGAPRSAALRALAAPATPAAEQTGATRGYPRRQILSPDPENPADKSLKLGLTPYHAIAPKLNALQALGDRVSVEVTGRSAGGHRLYLVTVTAPETARQARAQARMRELIENAPATAARSPEIKAGYKTPVFFNNNIHGNEWEGTDASLALVERLATANDTRTKDLLAHSRLYFNITANPDGRIAGTRANANGFDLNRDFVTASQPEARAMRRIEIDKQPAVMLDLHGYVNGTLIEPTTPPHGENYEYDLFLKNTYANALGMESAVNGLGYTPAKDGVQPAQIPFRDQAEGWDDWPPIFTPQYAAFHGTVAAHTVEIPMVVNNTAYDTLPIAELRRRSAVNVHVAGAALGATLDFVRTRRASLIADQIEVFRRGAAGAAQVPVSAETVPGVPGIGPEDVYTTAFPRAYVLPAGTTSAPGATATARLVDHLLANDVRVTRAAHAFRLGGRAYPKGSYVVDMHQPKRGLANVLLADGRDISDKVSVMYDISGWSLGRLWGAEVVPVTGGGLSGLALRPVSSAAPVGTVAPRGDLRLRLDDPNAVAALNSLLRQGVSIRRAADGSVVVPASARGRAVAAARSYDVSFTSVKPSATTTALRPVRVAAAVTPGELFALREMGFDVTPVSTTVLNAGFDWSSVDVLFVSAGLDRAALDESARTALDAFLAGHGLVGRGAAGAAVGTGAGLLDVTAVAGNGDANGVVRVVNSGGRVTAGAPDHSFVYAPVWFTGLGPGVRVEQSYAAGNPLVSGHWRPLADGSGGPAAAAGQPAVVSGPHAVLFGTEPLFRDHPKGEFPQVAQALITMAQAQAQEQAQARASSGPVEESG from the coding sequence GTGCGCACCACGAGCACCTACCCTGCCCGACCTGTTCTGATCACCGCCCTCGCCCTCACCGCGACGGGCTCACTCCTGCTCACCCCCCACCCCGCAGGCGCCGATCCGAAACCCGCCACCCGCGAGGGTTCCGCCCTCGACCGCACGGCCGCCGGAGCCCCAAGGAGCGCGGCCCTGCGCGCCCTGGCCGCACCGGCCACCCCTGCGGCGGAGCAGACCGGCGCCACCCGCGGCTACCCCCGCAGACAGATCCTCTCCCCCGATCCCGAGAACCCCGCCGACAAGTCCCTCAAGCTCGGCCTCACCCCGTACCACGCCATCGCCCCGAAGCTCAACGCCCTCCAGGCCCTCGGCGATCGGGTGAGCGTCGAGGTGACGGGCCGTTCGGCGGGCGGGCACCGCCTCTACCTGGTCACCGTCACCGCCCCGGAGACGGCCCGTCAGGCGCGGGCCCAGGCACGGATGCGCGAACTGATCGAGAACGCGCCCGCCACGGCGGCCAGGAGCCCGGAGATCAAGGCCGGTTACAAGACGCCGGTGTTCTTCAACAACAACATCCACGGCAACGAGTGGGAGGGCACCGACGCGTCCCTCGCCCTGGTCGAGCGGCTGGCCACCGCGAACGACACGAGGACGAAGGACCTCCTCGCGCACAGCCGCCTCTACTTCAACATCACCGCCAACCCGGACGGCCGGATCGCCGGAACCCGCGCGAACGCAAACGGCTTCGACCTCAACCGGGACTTCGTCACCGCCTCGCAGCCCGAGGCGCGCGCGATGCGGCGGATCGAGATCGACAAGCAGCCGGCCGTCATGCTGGACCTGCACGGCTACGTCAACGGCACCCTCATCGAGCCGACCACACCGCCGCACGGCGAGAACTACGAGTACGACCTGTTCCTGAAGAACACCTACGCCAACGCCCTCGGCATGGAGTCCGCCGTCAACGGCCTCGGCTACACGCCCGCCAAGGACGGCGTGCAGCCCGCCCAGATCCCCTTCCGGGACCAGGCGGAGGGCTGGGACGACTGGCCCCCGATCTTCACCCCGCAGTACGCGGCCTTCCACGGCACGGTCGCCGCGCACACGGTGGAGATCCCGATGGTCGTCAACAACACCGCCTATGACACCCTGCCGATCGCGGAGTTGCGCCGCCGGTCCGCCGTCAACGTCCACGTCGCCGGGGCGGCCCTGGGCGCCACCCTGGACTTCGTGCGGACCCGGCGCGCCTCGCTGATCGCCGACCAGATCGAGGTCTTCCGGCGCGGGGCCGCGGGTGCGGCGCAGGTGCCGGTGTCGGCGGAGACCGTCCCCGGGGTGCCGGGCATCGGGCCGGAGGACGTCTACACGACGGCCTTCCCGCGCGCCTACGTCCTGCCGGCCGGGACGACGTCCGCCCCCGGAGCCACGGCCACGGCCCGTCTCGTCGACCATCTCCTCGCCAACGACGTCCGTGTCACCCGCGCCGCGCACGCCTTCCGGCTCGGCGGTCGGGCGTATCCGAAGGGCTCGTACGTCGTCGACATGCACCAGCCCAAGCGGGGGCTGGCGAACGTGCTGCTCGCCGACGGGCGGGACATCAGCGACAAGGTGTCGGTGATGTACGACATCTCGGGCTGGAGTCTGGGGCGGCTGTGGGGGGCGGAGGTGGTGCCGGTGACGGGCGGCGGCCTGTCCGGGCTCGCCCTGCGCCCGGTCTCCTCCGCCGCCCCCGTCGGCACGGTCGCCCCGCGCGGTGACCTGCGACTGCGACTGGACGACCCGAACGCGGTCGCCGCCCTCAACTCCCTTCTCAGGCAAGGTGTTTCGATACGACGGGCCGCGGACGGAAGTGTCGTCGTCCCGGCGTCGGCGCGCGGGCGGGCGGTCGCGGCGGCACGGTCGTACGACGTCTCCTTCACCTCCGTGAAACCCAGCGCCACGACCACCGCCCTGCGCCCCGTGCGGGTCGCCGCCGCCGTCACCCCGGGTGAGCTGTTCGCGCTGCGGGAGATGGGCTTCGACGTCACGCCGGTCTCCACGACCGTCCTGAACGCGGGCTTCGACTGGTCGTCGGTGGACGTGCTGTTCGTGTCGGCCGGGCTCGACCGGGCCGCCCTCGACGAGTCCGCGCGCACCGCCCTCGACGCCTTCCTCGCCGGTCACGGTCTGGTCGGGCGGGGTGCCGCCGGGGCCGCGGTCGGCACCGGTGCCGGACTGCTGGACGTGACGGCCGTCGCGGGCAACGGGGACGCCAACGGCGTGGTGCGGGTGGTGAACTCGGGCGGCCGGGTCACGGCCGGCGCCCCCGACCACTCGTTCGTCTACGCGCCGGTCTGGTTCACCGGTCTCGGGCCCGGTGTGCGCGTCGAGCAGTCGTACGCCGCCGGGAACCCGCTCGTCTCCGGGCACTGGCGGCCCCTGGCCGACGGCTCGGGCGGGCCCGCCGCCGCGGCCGGGCAGCCTGCCGTCGTGAGCGGGCCGCACGCTGTCCTGTTCGGCACGGAGCCCCTCTTCCGGGACCACCCGAAGGGGGAGTTCCCCCAGGTCGCACAGGCATTGATCACCATGGCACAGGCACAGGCACAGGAACAGGCACAGGCACGGGCAAGCAGCGGGCCGGTTGAGGAGAGCGGATGA
- a CDS encoding EI24 domain-containing protein yields MRDLGVGFKYLLKGQRWVARHGRQYGFGLVPGLITLVLYAAALVALAVWGQDFVGWATPFADDWSSPWQGLFRGFLTVVLFALGLLLCVLTFTAVTLLVGQPFYENLSEKVDRDVSPDGTAPESGLPLWRELWVSARDSLRILLRALLWGVLLFALGFVPVAGQTVVPVIGFFVTGFFLTEELTAVALQRRNVDLRARLTLLRSRKTLVWGFGTSLGLAFLVPFVAVFLMPGAVAGATLLARELLGEETSEADGDGDDDVDDGAGVAEEENATS; encoded by the coding sequence ATGCGCGATCTTGGGGTGGGGTTCAAGTACCTCCTGAAGGGCCAACGCTGGGTGGCCCGGCACGGCAGGCAGTACGGGTTCGGGCTCGTCCCCGGCCTGATCACGCTCGTCCTCTACGCGGCGGCGCTGGTGGCGCTCGCGGTGTGGGGCCAGGACTTCGTGGGATGGGCGACGCCGTTCGCCGACGACTGGTCCAGCCCCTGGCAGGGCCTCTTCCGCGGCTTCCTCACCGTCGTGCTGTTCGCCCTCGGCCTCCTCCTCTGCGTCCTCACCTTCACCGCCGTCACCCTCCTCGTCGGCCAGCCCTTCTACGAGAACCTCTCCGAGAAGGTCGACCGGGACGTCTCGCCCGACGGCACGGCCCCCGAGTCCGGGCTGCCGCTCTGGCGCGAACTGTGGGTCTCCGCCCGCGACAGCCTCCGCATCCTGCTCCGCGCGCTGCTGTGGGGTGTGCTGCTGTTCGCCCTCGGGTTCGTCCCGGTCGCCGGGCAGACGGTCGTCCCGGTGATCGGCTTCTTCGTCACCGGCTTCTTCCTCACCGAGGAACTCACCGCCGTCGCCCTCCAGCGCCGGAACGTCGACCTGCGCGCCCGTCTCACCCTGCTCCGCTCCCGCAAGACCCTGGTCTGGGGCTTCGGCACCTCCCTGGGCCTGGCCTTCCTGGTCCCCTTCGTCGCGGTGTTCCTGATGCCGGGCGCGGTCGCGGGCGCCACGCTGCTGGCCCGTGAGCTGCTGGGCGAGGAGACCTCCGAGGCCGACGGCGACGGCGACGACGACGTCGACGACGGGGCCGGCGTAGCCGAGGAGGAGAACGCCACGTCATGA
- a CDS encoding DUF6234 family protein — protein sequence MKGRNVITAIALLPVNALVVGYGWLAAGMTGWAADYDDEPAEPPLAELGTACGLVVAIGVVLWLARLRGAAVFQVVPALLLAVLMLPA from the coding sequence GTGAAGGGGAGAAACGTCATCACGGCCATCGCCCTGCTGCCCGTCAACGCCCTGGTCGTGGGTTACGGATGGCTGGCGGCCGGCATGACCGGATGGGCGGCGGATTACGACGACGAGCCGGCCGAGCCGCCACTGGCCGAACTGGGCACGGCCTGCGGGCTGGTGGTGGCCATCGGCGTCGTGCTGTGGCTCGCCCGGCTGCGCGGAGCCGCGGTCTTCCAGGTGGTTCCGGCGCTTCTGCTCGCCGTGCTGATGCTGCCCGCCTGA
- a CDS encoding serine hydrolase domain-containing protein, whose translation MTRLHRTAKEIHGTVADGFEAVREEFAAFVAEEQPDYEGQLCAYVHGRRVVDLWVPEDGAGPESLYGVYSSTKGAAHLVVALLVQEGTLELDRKVTYYWPEFAAEGKGALTLRELVAHRAGVIGTDGGFSPQELADDRQIAERLADQRPFWRPGTAFGYHGLVIGALTGEVVRRATGRTLQEVYEERVRVPYGLDFFLGLPAAHEPRFRTAQPMAPTAEQRALLDSLPSGPHTLAAIAFNRHAAEPTDLELLPNDPLIRAKGPASVGGVASARGLAGLYAAAISEVDGKAPLLKEDTAAECGQLHSVGYDVVARTHKSFGLGFQATADAWHPFLGAGAFGHAGAGGCQAFADPRSGLAYGYTRRRFAFPGGAAPENDRLASAVHRAALAH comes from the coding sequence ATGACTCGGTTGCATCGGACGGCGAAGGAGATCCACGGCACCGTCGCCGACGGTTTTGAGGCCGTGCGGGAGGAGTTCGCCGCATTCGTGGCGGAGGAACAGCCCGACTACGAAGGCCAGTTGTGCGCGTATGTGCACGGCAGGCGGGTCGTCGACCTGTGGGTGCCCGAGGACGGCGCCGGTCCCGAATCCCTCTACGGCGTCTACTCGTCGACCAAGGGCGCCGCGCATCTGGTGGTCGCGCTCCTGGTGCAGGAGGGCACCCTGGAGCTGGACCGCAAAGTCACCTACTACTGGCCGGAGTTCGCCGCCGAGGGCAAGGGCGCGCTGACCCTGCGCGAGCTGGTCGCGCACCGGGCCGGGGTGATCGGCACCGACGGCGGGTTCTCCCCGCAGGAGCTGGCCGACGACCGGCAGATCGCCGAACGCCTTGCCGACCAGCGCCCGTTCTGGCGTCCGGGCACCGCCTTCGGCTACCACGGGCTGGTCATCGGGGCGCTCACGGGCGAGGTCGTGCGGCGTGCCACGGGCCGTACGCTCCAGGAGGTGTACGAGGAACGGGTGCGCGTCCCGTACGGGCTGGACTTCTTCCTCGGGCTGCCCGCGGCGCACGAGCCGCGCTTCCGCACCGCGCAGCCGATGGCGCCGACCGCCGAGCAGCGGGCACTGCTGGACTCCCTGCCCAGCGGGCCGCACACCCTCGCCGCCATCGCCTTCAACCGCCACGCCGCCGAGCCGACCGACCTGGAACTCCTGCCGAACGACCCCCTGATCCGAGCCAAGGGGCCGGCCTCGGTGGGCGGGGTCGCCTCGGCGCGCGGGCTGGCCGGGCTGTACGCGGCGGCGATCAGCGAGGTCGACGGGAAGGCGCCGCTGCTGAAGGAGGACACGGCGGCGGAGTGCGGGCAGCTGCACTCGGTGGGCTACGACGTGGTGGCGCGCACGCACAAGTCCTTCGGGCTGGGCTTCCAGGCCACCGCGGACGCCTGGCACCCGTTCCTGGGCGCCGGGGCGTTCGGGCACGCCGGGGCGGGCGGCTGCCAGGCGTTCGCGGACCCGCGCAGCGGGCTCGCCTACGGCTACACACGGCGCCGGTTCGCCTTCCCGGGCGGGGCGGCGCCGGAGAACGACCGGCTGGCGTCAGCCGTCCACCGGGCGGCGCTGGCGCACTGA
- a CDS encoding pyroglutamyl-peptidase I family protein has product MSSQRVRIGILGLTLLAGLAAPTVPAAAETAPSPTVEEQRLDQAAPREILERSGFDAVAPGFTHALGAAHSYAEARRVVARQGSALWRRAVDRVQGRGPAGGDLSRDDDRPLYWARLGMTREVRTWEPEFGLTAAQRTSLLDRLEQTSRGQSDIRYPRHTKGPKRVLVTGFDPFTLDRDIRISNPSGAAALALDGTVIRTADGPARVETAVFPVRWQDFADSTVERALRPHLPQVDLFTTVSQGRVGRFDVERTNGAWRGGFPDNESIGRTETIPVADPASQPQWTTTTLPYAAIVAADTGRFPVYDNTSVTEIPAGTTDPVVRPDGPTAGSTARAGGGGNYLSNEIAYRATLLRDRLGLHDRLPGGHVHTPVLQFAAGNTDPATGTVTDPEFVRNRLDIVAQVRTILTVAVSATERARG; this is encoded by the coding sequence TTGAGTTCCCAACGCGTTCGGATCGGCATCCTCGGACTGACCCTGCTGGCGGGCCTCGCGGCCCCCACGGTCCCGGCGGCGGCCGAGACCGCCCCCTCGCCCACGGTGGAGGAACAGCGGCTGGACCAGGCCGCGCCCCGGGAGATCCTCGAGCGCTCCGGATTCGACGCCGTGGCACCCGGGTTCACCCATGCGCTCGGCGCCGCGCACTCCTACGCCGAGGCCCGCCGGGTCGTCGCACGCCAGGGATCGGCGCTGTGGCGGCGGGCCGTCGACCGGGTGCAGGGGCGGGGGCCGGCCGGCGGAGACCTCAGCCGGGACGACGACCGGCCGCTGTACTGGGCGCGGCTCGGGATGACGCGGGAAGTACGCACCTGGGAGCCGGAGTTCGGGCTGACGGCGGCCCAACGCACTTCGTTGCTCGACCGGTTGGAGCAGACCTCGCGCGGCCAGAGCGACATCCGCTACCCGCGGCACACCAAAGGGCCCAAGCGCGTGCTGGTCACCGGCTTCGACCCGTTCACCCTGGACCGGGACATCCGCATCTCCAACCCCTCGGGGGCTGCCGCTCTCGCCCTCGACGGCACGGTGATCCGGACCGCGGACGGGCCCGCACGGGTGGAGACCGCCGTGTTCCCGGTGCGCTGGCAGGACTTCGCGGACAGCACCGTGGAGCGCGCCCTGCGGCCGCATCTGCCGCAGGTCGACCTGTTCACGACCGTCAGCCAGGGCCGCGTCGGCCGCTTCGACGTGGAGCGCACCAACGGGGCCTGGCGCGGCGGCTTCCCCGACAACGAGAGCATCGGCCGGACGGAGACGATCCCGGTCGCCGACCCCGCCTCGCAGCCGCAGTGGACGACCACGACCCTGCCGTACGCCGCGATCGTGGCCGCGGACACCGGCCGGTTCCCGGTCTACGACAACACGAGCGTCACCGAGATCCCGGCGGGAACCACCGACCCCGTCGTCCGGCCGGACGGACCGACGGCGGGGTCGACCGCGCGGGCCGGGGGCGGCGGGAACTACCTCTCCAACGAGATCGCCTACCGGGCCACCCTGCTGCGCGACCGGCTGGGGCTGCACGACCGGCTGCCGGGCGGGCATGTGCACACGCCGGTGCTGCAGTTCGCGGCCGGCAACACCGATCCGGCGACCGGGACCGTGACCGATCCGGAGTTCGTGCGCAACCGGCTGGACATCGTCGCCCAGGTGCGGACGATCCTGACGGTGGCGGTCAGTGCGACGGAGCGAGCGCGAGGCTGA